The Chroicocephalus ridibundus chromosome 4, bChrRid1.1, whole genome shotgun sequence genome contains the following window.
AGGTGGCTCTGTGCTCCCCGTGTCCAGGAGGAGTGGTCTGAGGGGTTGGGTGGTGTCAGGGTGGGCACCCTCTTTTTGGGTGGGCACCCTCTTTTTGCGCCAAGGGGTCCTTCAAGCTCCAGCGCCAGCTCTCAGGCAGGAGCCGGGTGAAGGGACTCAGGAGGCAGCTGGTGCCACATGAACGGAGGGTTCGCTGGAGCCTGGTTTTGTCAAAAGTTGAGGGCACAGAGGTTGGAGGTATcttgggggaggcaggagggacacGTGCCTTCACAGGGTCCCGCAAAACATTCACACCGTGCTTGGGGCTTTTCTTGCTCCTCCTCCATCTGGGTCTGCCCATCTCATCCTGAGGAGCAGCGGGGAGGTCCGCATTTACAGGCAGCAGGCATTAGTAGGGAAAGATCAAATGTTTCCATGTGCTGTCCTCCCACCCACTGCCGCTGGTCGCAGAGGGAGAGAGCCGTGGTGAGAAGTACAGAAGCAGGCCACACTTCACCTTCCCACCACCTTCACCGCCCAGAACGTGCAGGAGGGGCAAAGCCAGGTGGTACACGAAGCTGGGCTGGACCCTCATCACAGATACACGTGAATTCTTCCCTCCCCCAGGGTTTTAGAAGCCAAACAAGGAACCAGGGAACTCAAAGACTGAACGAGAGCAGTCTGCCATTGAGGTTTAACTCCCCCAGCCAAGTCTGCAGCTGGGGGAACTGCTCAGCCCAGTGAGAGCAGAAGTGAAACTATCATCCAGACAAGCGACACAGGGACAGCCTAGAGCAACACCAGCCACAGAGTGTAAACAACCAAGAGAACAATATAAAACGGATTAATACTGACTGCTTTATCCCTTAAAACCTACACCTGGCCCAGTCCCATTCCCTGGACACCTCCTGGAAGAACAGGATTGGAACTTTGGAAAAGAGCTCTAGTGTAGTGTCTCCAGTAGGTCGATGCAGCCACAGCACCTTCTCTAGTGAGTGAGCACCCCCTGCCAGGGGAAAAACACGGCACCGGCCTGTCCCTACCCCGGGCTCGTCCTGATCCTCCAAAAAGAAATCGGGCTGCAGGCGACGGTCCCACTTTGTAACAGAAAGTGCAGCTCAGGCGGAGGGAGATGTAAAAGGAAGGGCAGGAGACCGGCAAGATGAGCCATGGGAAAGCAGAGTTCAAACCAAACACTGACACAGAAGAGGACTACGGGGATGTCACCCTGTCTGATAAACACGATTACTAGTTCCCTGTACGCAAGACACACCGTCTCTCTCCAatgctgggagaagaaggagttTTAAGCTGTGGAGAGGAGCTCCTCCAGCACAGGGGTACACGGGTGAGAGCAGCATGCCTTTGCAAACCCCAGCCATGACCCCTTAGTGATGTCTAAAGTAGTGATGTCCAGCCCTGAGGGGCAGAAAGGGCTTGGCCTGGACTACAGGTCCCCTTGTAGTGATGCTCTGGCTTCACCAGGGAGTCAGGGCTGAGAGGACAAGCCTGACTGCCTGGTGCGTTAAGACAATGAGATACAAACCACCGCAGGGCTCTTTCAGCCAAGCCCCACATTGCAACGCTCCTCTTGGATCTTCCCAGCATGCCAACGTGTTTTCTCCCCGCATCCCTTTGGTCCTAGGGGAAATCTGcatccccacagcagcagcgCGGTCCAGCCTGGAGGAGGAGTCAGGCTGTGAGATCCACAAAGATGGCGTTGGCAGTGGTCTGTCCAAAGATGAATGCTCCGAGGGTGACCATGAACACCCCGTAGCTGACCTGGGCCCACCAGCTGTGGATACAGGAGAACAGGGCATGGTTAGAGGAGACCCTCATGCCAACATccacagggaaagcagagagagaagtgcGTCTCAGTTACCTGATCGCCCTGGTTTCTTGGATCTCAGAGAGCTTGGCTTGAATCAGGCAGAGCCctgagagggagaggaggcaaaTTAAACCCAGACGAGGCCCGAGTGGACACCCCACAGGCCATGGAGACACACTCCCCCTTACAGAGCAGACAGTCCAGTCAGAATAGTTGGGCTGCTGACCGACCTCATGCCACACTATTGTCCTTCTTGAAAGTCGTCCTGGTTCCTGCATCTCCATCCCACTCCCTCCCTCTTCGAGACACGAAGCCAAGAGATCTCCACCAGCCCCTGAGCATCCCGGGATGCCCTACCTGGGAAGACGAAGATGAAGCAGGCAGCCAAGCCCCCGATGACAGAGATGACTTTGCCAATGTCGGGGATGAAGAGAGCGAGGAGGAGGGTCAGGAGGAACCAGCTGATGGTCTGAAGCAGGCGCCTCCTCCGCTCCCGAATCACATCCTCCTCCACTGTCACCCCGGTGTAGCGGAGCCAGAGACCCTCCAAGACAGCCCTGTGGGcacagatgtggggcaggggggtttCCTCAAGCTGCCCCTCCTGCCCacaccagcccctgcctcctcctaGCACTCACCGGCCGCAGAAGTGCAGGATGGGGTAGGACGTCAGCACGCAGAGGATGATGAAGGCCCGGGCGAGAGCAACGGGGATGTCGTTGGAGGGGTAGGACAGCAAGACGTCCTGCTCCACGCCGGCTCCAAAGGTCAGGAAGCCACAGACACCTGCCAGGAAGGGAGCAATCagtgggggacggggacaagccTCCTGCATGTGTGTTTGAGGGACCAGACTTGGATGGATATGGCACAGGGCACACTGAAGGGGGTTGAGATGGACTtccatcccttcctgctctgtcctgctggctgACCAGAGTGTCCCTGCTCTCCAGAAGCTCACAGCCCCTCTGAGGACCATGCCAAGCTCACACGGTGTCCCCTGGCTCACCAGTGCCCGTGTAGACGAAGAGAGCAATCACCATGGCTGCCGTCACCACTGCCCCCCAGGTCTTCACCTCTGGCTGCTTCATGCTGTTAAAGACGGGGACGCTGCTCACGTGGCACTGCCGGGAACACAGAGAGAGAGCGGGGACACACGATGGGCTGAGCCTGAGCACACGGGGAGCCACACGGGATCCCACGTGTGATATTCCCAGGTTTTTTGTGACATCGTGATCCCCAGAGGTTTGTCACTGGTGAAGAAAAGGGGAGGACAGGCTGCCCTGGTCTTCCCAGCTCGGGTAAAATTCATTCCTCTCCAATCAGGGGCGGCGAGATGTTAAACTGGCTTCAGCCCCCTCGCAAAACCGTGTGGTGAGCACACAGCAGAGGGTTTGGGCCGGTCACCCAGGGGAGCATCCCTGGACCACGCCAGTCCCCCACCCAGGTGGCcgcagggtgggaaggggagcgcCGGGCTCCTCCCTTACCTGGAAGCCAAAGCAGATGGTGGGCACGGCATTGAAGACGGCTGTCCAGgtggaggggctggcaggagagaaACACCCACTGGTCAGAccagggccccccccgccccctacCCAGTGCCCCGGAGGTGCTCAGTGATGGGCTCGCTCCTCTGCTGACCTGCTCCCCCCTGCAGCTACCATGTCCCCCCACTTGGGATGATGCCTTTGCACGGAGCGAGGTTTTCCTGGGACCTGGCACTCCCTGAAGACCAGGGCCTTTCACCGAGACAGAACCAGACAAAATTGAGGACTTAAAAAAATGagagtatcattaaaaaaaataagagtctACTTGGGTGGTGCCGAAAACTGGTCTAAACTTTGCTCTGCCCTAAAATTCCCACTGCCCGTGCTGGGTCCGTAAACGTCCCCAAACCGTGAGGGAGGGGACAAGCCACAGGGGCTGTGCTGGCCGAGGAAATAACCCAAAATCATCCTAAAATAGACACACCCCTTGCTGCTGGGTGAGCACAAGCACTGCACGGGGAACTCTGGGCCTGGCTATATCAGAGCTAAAAGTCAATCATCTCTCCTCAAAAACCTGCGATGGAGCCATGGGGACCTCCAAGAggtctctttcctctccttcaccACCCGCTCCTCTGAAACGCTCAGAGATGCAGCCACTTGGGAGCTCCTGGCAGCAACACGCAGCGTCCCCGGGCCCAGGGATGGGACTCGTTAAGGATTTGTTCCCAGCCTTTACGGCCCTcgctcccacagccctgcctggccctgcgGCGCTGTGATGGCCACCGTCAGCATTGTGTCTCTTGCGCTCACCTGGTGGGGATCTCCACAGGCACAAGCTCCTTGTCGGGCCAGATGTACTTGATGATAATGACTGCCGTGACGTACCACGTGCCAATCACGCTTAGGGAGCTGCAAGAGGGGACAGGAGGTTGtcagctgccttcctgctctgTGGAGGGTCTCCTCGAGCCTCTCCATCCCCACCTTCCACCCTGCACAGCCCAGGCCACCCCAGTCCTTCCCATCAGGACCAatcctgctctcccttcccaggggcacGTGCCAGGCACTGTCACCCGCTGTCCCCAGAGCAGATGCTGCGCTTGGGGGCTGTCCCGTAGCGCTGTGAGCAGCAGATGTGCCAGCAAGGGGATGGACTGGCTTTTGGGTAGGAGAAAGGCGAGTGGCCCtggtccagctccagcagccaggtTACACCAAGATGCTTGGTAGAGCAGGGCTGGCCTGCAGAACACCTGGCCCGGGGACCCTTACTGGTTATCCTTTCTGCTGGGTGGCCAACTCCAAAGACAGGGGATGATGCAGTTGAAAGTCTCTGTAGTTCTTCCAGCAAGTAGAACAGAGGGACACAAGCCCTGGAGCACAACACTGTGGCCTCACAGtgctcagcagctcctctgcttcccagatggggaaactgaggcacagggaggagATGTCCAACCCCTCAGGGGCACTAGAACCATGGTGTTTCCACTCCTCATCCTCTGGGACCATGCTTAGTTGGGTGCCTGCTGgcccaccccagctcccagccccagagGGCTCTCTCCACGACCCACCTGGCGTATTTTTGGAAGCCAATCTCcttggggatggagaggggcaggatgaggaggaaggCGGTGATGCTGATGGTGAACTTGCGGTCCGTGTACCAGCGGCCGCTCCCAGCTTCCTCAGGCTCCGTCACCAGAGCAGCAATGACTGTGGGGACAACCAGGGCGGTCAGGTTGTCCCCTTCCAGCTGAAGGGACAGCGACTGGTTATTTTTTCACCTCCATGGGACACACTTACTCTTGTCCTCCTGGTCTCCGATGATGATAAGGAAAGCAATGCAGGTGCCAAAGGTGTAGACGGCGATGGCCACCTCGCACAGCACACCAGGCACCTTCCCGCAGACAGCCCACACGACCTCCTGGTAGGTCCGCTCATTGCTGGCCTGTGAGCAGTACGCCAGGATGACCAAGCCTCCGATGATGAAGATCAACATGCACTGGGGTGGGGAagagacagggaggggacactGAGGCAACAGCGTGACAgggtccccaaagccaccccaggTAGCCACCCCCAAACACACAGAGCATCTCTGGTGCACCTCACCCACCAGGAGCCTGAGTCCCTTCTGGAGTTCTGCacgtcccccccatgtcccctcctaGAGTGGGACAGGGGACTGTCCCTTCCCCACCCTCTCACCATCTGCAGCGCAATGCCCGCAGCCACGCCGCCGGCCATGCTGAAGGCGGCGGGGAAGTTGAGCAGCCCAGCCCCGAGGGCAGCATTGACCACGATGAAGACGGCTCCCAAAGCTGACGTGGCCCCCAGGCCATTTCCTTGGCTCTCTCCACTCTTCGGCACTGTCTCCAcgctggggctctgcaggagccTGGCCCGTTCCCCGGCATCAGCGCTCCACTCCCAATCCTTGTAGTCGCTGTTGATGCTCCCGGTGCCCTGAGCCATCGTCCCTCCTTGGGTGGCACACGCCACCGTTGATGTCCCACTAGAGCTCCTGCACCGGGCTCTGCCGGCCACCTCGAGGAAGGTCGTCCGCCAGCGCTGGCTCCATCAGGCAGGGAGGGCACCAAACGGTCAACCACTTAGCTGCTCCTagaaggggaggaagaaggacaCAGTAGATGTTAATTAATGTACGTTAACAAGGGACAACCTGGGCAACGGGGACACAAAGGAAATGAGTTCCCCGGGTCTCAGCTTGGGGGTCACAGCACGCAGGTGTCCTCACTCCAGCAGATATGGCAGGACTCACCTCTTGTCCCCCAAATGTGAGGACGCTGgcggggagctgcaggcacagggCAGGACTCGCCTCGCCGCGGGCACGAGACCTAGCGTCAGGGCTCGCTTCCTGCTTTCCAACCCCGATTCCTGCCAGCTCTGCGAGAGCCGCTGCGCACGTGCTCCCGGGGAAAGGTCAGGGCCGGGCTCCGCTGGAACAACCCATGCAGGCAGCAAAACGTTGCGTTGCCAGAAAAAGCAGGACCTGCCCCTTCCAGTGCCACCCCAGGGTGACCATTGGCACGAGATGTCTCAGAAGCTTATGGACCCGAAGACCTGGTGTTTCCAGCACCGCAGCCCTCGGGGGTTGGGCGGCCTAGGTCTCACCCCAGTGGCCCCAAGCTGAAGGAGATCTCAACCCTCCCAACCTGGCAGGGCTTCGCGGGGACCTACACAGCCAAAGGAAATCTCTTTTcaaggaaaatatctttttccccttttttctagGCTATTTAAACCCCAGGCTGGAGTACGAATCCTCTTCAGAGGTTTCTGGAGAAACACCCCGCAGGTCTGCGACAGGTCCCCGGTCCCCAGGCCGGTGGGTCTGCTGTCACCCATGGTGACACGGGCGTCCGCTTTGGCCGAACCCCCGCCCGGGCGAggaagggggtgggaggaggatgcCGCCGGGCGCCCGGCTGTCCTTCTACCCCCGGCAAAGCCACCACGCCGGCGACAACCAGAGCCGCCTCTTCCCCCGAGGGTGACCCGACAGACCCgcgggggccccgccgccgccccgctccgggaGAAGCGAGGCCCTGGTGGCCGTCACCCCGCCTTTGCGGGGgatgtccccgggggggggggtgtcctcggggggctccccccaccccggtaccCCCGTGCCCCGGCCCCACTCACCGGGCGCTGGGAGCGCGCtccgctccggccccggccccggccccgttcgggctcggcggcggcgcaGCGCCCGGCACCGCCCTCCCCGCTGCATGCCGGGGCTTGTAGTCCGCAGCCCGGcccgccccccagcccggccccggggaggggtgCCCATCCCCGGGGAGGAATGCCCTTCTCCCGGAAAGCATGCTCATCCCGGGAAGGGATGCCAATCCCCGGGGAGGGATGCTCATCCCGAGGAAGGGATGCCCATCTCCGGGGAGGGATGCTCATCCCGGGAAGGGATGCCTTTCCCCGGGAAGGGATGCTAATCCCCAGGGAGGAATGCCCTTCCCCGGGAAGGGATGCCCATCCCGAGGAAGGGATGCCCATCCACGGGGAGGAATGCCCTTCCCCGGGAAGGGATGCTAATCCCCAGGGAGGGATGCTCATTCTGGGAAGGGATGCCCTTACCCGGGAAGGGATGCTAATCCCGAGGAAGGGATGCCCATCCCCGGGGAGGAATGCCCTTCCCCGGGAAGGGATGCTAATCCCCGGGGAGGGATGCGCATCCCCAGGGAGGGATGCCCTTCCCCAGGAAGGGAtgcccatccccagggagggatGCCCATCCCGAGGAAAGGATGCTCATCCCCAGGGAACCGCAGCCAGGGGctcccccggcctcccccgcTTCGGGAAACCCATCCCCTCCACTCTGAACCCAGAGCGACCAATGACCGGGAgagaaggcagggctgtgctccaGCTCTACTTTTATTGTAACAGAAGGGGCAGCAGAAAGGCCTAACGTGAGGTTAAAAGGGCTCTCCGCAACCTGGAGGCAGCTCTGGAGCCACGCAGAACCGGGGACCACAGCACCAGAACCCGCAGCGCCGTGGGGCAGCACCTatggcagcggcagcagcatgGAAAGCGGTTTATTGCACACATCATGGGAGCAAGCAGAGGCTGTGGGTATCAGACGTGTAAAcaatcacagaacggtggggttggaagggacctctggagatcatcttgtagaaccccctgccagagcagggtcacccacagcaggtggcacaggaacgcgtccaggtgggtttggaatgtctccagagacggagactccaccacctctctgggcagcctgtgccagggctctgccaccctcacaggaaagtttttcctcatattgagatggaatttcctgtgttccagcttgtgcccattaccccttctcctgtccccgggcaccactgagaagagcctagACCcgtcctcttgccacccgccctttggatattgatgagatccccccctcagtctgttcttctccaggctaaacagccccaggtttcccagcctttcctcagcagagaggggctgcaggaCCCTCAACATCTTCGTAGCCCCCACTggactctccagcagttccctgttgcTCTTGAACCGGGGaacccagcactggacacagcactccagatgtggcctcaacagggcagagtagaggaggaggatgacctccctctatctgctggccacgctctttttaatgcgcCCTTAGTTGTTGCCCTTGAAGTGCAAAGGGTCTGTCAGAGAGCAGCaagggggctccagccctccctgtcccgcACAAGCAGCTCCTCTGCACTAGATGGGCCCGTCCCAGCTCCCAGGAGAACACGGCTGCTCTGGGCAGGAATGAGAAACGAAGACTACTCTGCTAAATGCCTCGGTACGGCTGCAGAGGGGAAAGGTGCCAGCGGATGGAGAAAGCTCACACAGACCAAGAtaaacccccccccgcccaggaccACCTAAGGAGGGACCTTTGCCTGCTGTAAACTCCTTTGTGCTCCAGTGGCCAGGCACAGGGCAGACAGCCCTTGGGAATTCATGTTCTCCCCAGTGATGCCCACGTTCAACCCCGCAGGCTTCAATTTCAGCTCCATGACACTGAGTCCCACCTGGGGCAGCCTCAGcccaccccccctcccagtgctgctggggcaCAGGGAGCGGGGAACTACCTTCTCTCCAGGTAGGATGCTCTGGAGATGAGCGTTTCACTGGCCATACAAGATCCCCTGCGCTGGCACATCCCTGAGAGGGAACATTTGGTGCACGGAAGGAACAGGATCCAGCTGCACGATGAGAGGAGGAAGTCCCCAGCTCAACACAGCCGTGCACCACTTTATTTGGATTAAAAATCAGAGCCCAGTGAGTCACGGGGCCTCAGGGACACTCAGTTCAAAAGGACAGAATGCTTTTTGAGTCGGCAGCTCTGACTTCCCCCAGGAATCTTTCCCTCCTGTTTTCTGGTGTCAGCAGAGCAGATGAGGGACACCTCATGCGAGGGTGGACACAGCAGGGCCCACCTCTTGCCTCATGGCtgtgggggacacacacagactCTGCTGGGGGTGGTACAGGAAAGGGGAGAAGCAGAGACCAACAGAGAGCAGTTTTCAGAGGAGGTTCTtattgggggttggggggggaaagAAACTGTTTCGCCCCAGGGCGGGGGAGTGAAGTCAGGAGAACCAGGGACACTGCCCCCCACACCATTGCCACTGTGAATTACACCTGAAAGGAGAGTCCCAGATGGAAAAGAGCAAAGCCACCAATGGAACAGATTTTAGTAGTGAGAAGTCCTCAGAGCTGGTTGTCGGAGGGCAACTTTGGTGCTGCCCAGCCCACGGGACGgagcctgctggcagcagggatgggccGAGGATGTGGCAGGGGTGTACCTGAgcagccctcccagctccccgccTGCCGCCTCACAAAGCCTTCTCATGGAGAAACCAGCGTGGGGAAGCCTTTGGTGCCTACGCCGGTAGGATGGCAGTGCTAAGCATTTGCTTCCTCCAGCGCGGATGGGTGCTGGGGCTGATGGACAAAGGATGGACAGCAGGGGACAAGGGCTGTGCCGAGCAGGAGCCAGCAATGATGTCCCTGCTCCACAACGCAGGGTGGTTTTCACTAGGCTTCTACAACAACTCATCTACAAGATACATTCAGCAGCGGCGTCAAGTG
Protein-coding sequences here:
- the SLC38A7 gene encoding sodium-coupled neutral amino acid transporter 7 — its product is MAQGTGSINSDYKDWEWSADAGERARLLQSPSVETVPKSGESQGNGLGATSALGAVFIVVNAALGAGLLNFPAAFSMAGGVAAGIALQMCMLIFIIGGLVILAYCSQASNERTYQEVVWAVCGKVPGVLCEVAIAVYTFGTCIAFLIIIGDQEDKIIAALVTEPEEAGSGRWYTDRKFTISITAFLLILPLSIPKEIGFQKYASSLSVIGTWYVTAVIIIKYIWPDKELVPVEIPTSPSTWTAVFNAVPTICFGFQCHVSSVPVFNSMKQPEVKTWGAVVTAAMVIALFVYTGTGVCGFLTFGAGVEQDVLLSYPSNDIPVALARAFIILCVLTSYPILHFCGRAVLEGLWLRYTGVTVEEDVIRERRRRLLQTISWFLLTLLLALFIPDIGKVISVIGGLAACFIFVFPGLCLIQAKLSEIQETRAISWWAQVSYGVFMVTLGAFIFGQTTANAIFVDLTA